A stretch of Paracoccus sp. MA DNA encodes these proteins:
- a CDS encoding flagellar biosynthetic protein FliQ yields the protein MDENLIFDLTRQALWIAVRMAAPLLIVALVTGVVIGLFQALTSVQEMTLTFVPKIGLMLMVFWVSMSFMTATLTSFFTDQILPQIAGS from the coding sequence ATGGACGAGAACCTGATCTTCGACCTGACCCGGCAGGCGCTGTGGATCGCCGTGCGCATGGCCGCGCCGCTGCTGATCGTGGCGCTGGTCACCGGCGTGGTCATCGGCCTGTTCCAGGCCCTGACCTCGGTGCAGGAGATGACGCTGACCTTCGTGCCCAAGATCGGCCTGATGCTGATGGTGTTCTGGGTCAGCATGAGCTTCATGACCGCGACGCTCACCAGCTTCTTCACCGACCAGATCCTGCCGCAGATCGCGGGGTCCTAG
- a CDS encoding flagellar hook-basal body complex protein, giving the protein MDNAIYAALTRQSGLMREMRTVANNIANADTAGFRREGVVFSEYMVPLDRRGETLAMANGRGRMVDLSPGGMTQTNGQFDMAIDGEGFLMVQTPQGNRLTRAGAFMTNAEGELVNPDGYQLLDDGQAPIVIPAGVRGIGIGTDGTVSADGNPIGRIGVFAGPEPSKLRHEAGTLFDPGGAVEPLDDAVLRQGFLEASNVDPVLEIARMIEVQRAYQLGQSFLDQEDQRIRQAITSLTR; this is encoded by the coding sequence ATGGACAACGCGATCTATGCCGCCCTGACCCGGCAATCCGGCCTGATGCGCGAGATGCGCACCGTCGCCAACAACATCGCCAATGCCGACACCGCGGGCTTCCGCCGCGAGGGGGTGGTGTTTTCGGAATACATGGTGCCGCTTGACCGCCGCGGCGAAACGCTGGCCATGGCCAACGGCCGTGGTCGCATGGTCGATCTCAGTCCCGGCGGCATGACCCAGACCAACGGCCAGTTCGACATGGCCATCGACGGCGAGGGCTTCCTGATGGTGCAGACGCCGCAGGGCAACCGCCTGACCCGCGCCGGCGCCTTCATGACCAATGCCGAGGGCGAGCTGGTCAATCCCGACGGCTATCAGCTGCTCGATGACGGCCAGGCCCCGATCGTGATCCCGGCGGGGGTCCGCGGCATCGGCATCGGCACGGATGGCACCGTCTCGGCCGACGGCAATCCGATCGGGCGCATCGGCGTCTTTGCCGGTCCCGAGCCGTCGAAGCTGCGGCACGAGGCCGGCACGCTCTTCGATCCGGGCGGCGCGGTCGAGCCGCTTGACGACGCGGTGCTGCGCCAGGGTTTCCTCGAGGCTTCCAACGTCGATCCGGTGCTGGAGATCGCGCGCATGATCGAGGTCCAGCGCGCCTATCAGCTGGGCCAGAGCTTCCTTGACCAGGAAGACCAGCGCATCCGCCAGGCCATCACCTCCCTGACCCGGTGA
- the flgG gene encoding flagellar basal-body rod protein FlgG, with product MRALQIAATGMSAQQMRVEVISNNLANMSTTGYNARRAEFADLQYQQATRPGTLTATTGAMVPAGIQLGLGVRPASVTVMLAQGSLTQTNGDLDIAIDGSGYLEVTMPSGISAYTRDGSLKRSAEGQVVTSEGYPLVPDITIPEDARSISINADGEVFAYFNDRVEPENLGQITLASFINEKGLEAIGSNLFLETVASGAPQVATPGQEGLGTIRAGYLEESSVDPVREIAELIKAQRGYELNSKVITAADQMLGTTVQVR from the coding sequence ATGAGAGCTCTTCAGATCGCGGCGACCGGCATGAGCGCGCAGCAGATGCGCGTCGAGGTCATCTCGAACAACCTCGCCAACATGTCCACCACGGGCTACAACGCCCGGCGCGCGGAATTCGCCGATCTGCAATATCAGCAGGCCACCCGGCCGGGCACCCTGACCGCGACCACCGGGGCCATGGTGCCGGCGGGCATCCAGCTTGGCCTGGGCGTGCGCCCGGCCAGCGTCACGGTCATGCTGGCGCAGGGTTCGCTGACCCAGACCAACGGCGATCTGGACATCGCCATCGACGGCAGCGGCTATCTCGAGGTCACGATGCCTTCGGGCATCTCGGCCTATACCCGGGACGGCAGCCTCAAACGCTCGGCCGAGGGGCAGGTCGTCACTTCGGAGGGCTATCCGCTGGTCCCCGACATCACCATCCCCGAGGACGCCCGCAGCATCTCGATCAATGCCGATGGCGAGGTCTTCGCCTATTTCAACGACCGGGTCGAACCCGAAAACCTGGGCCAGATCACGCTGGCCAGCTTCATCAACGAAAAGGGGCTCGAGGCGATCGGCTCGAACCTGTTCCTGGAAACCGTCGCTTCGGGCGCCCCGCAGGTCGCCACGCCGGGCCAGGAGGGGCTGGGCACGATCCGCGCCGGCTACCTCGAGGAAAGCTCGGTCGATCCGGTGCGCGAGATCGCCGAACTGATCAAGGCGCAGCGCGGCTATGAGCTGAACTCCAAGGTGATCACCGCGGCGGACCAGATGCTCGGCACCACGGTGCAGGTGCGGTGA
- the flgA gene encoding flagellar basal body P-ring formation chaperone FlgA codes for MRLLVLALAFLPHWALAGPVVATRTLPAGTVISAADVTIAEGQAGGPQDIAQVLGQQLRVMVYQGRRIDPSALTAPTLVGRNQIVTIAYESSSLRIEAEGRALSAGSVGQIIRVMNNASRVTVSGRVAPDGTVIVQQN; via the coding sequence ATGCGGCTGCTTGTCCTCGCGCTCGCCTTTCTGCCGCATTGGGCGCTTGCCGGGCCGGTGGTGGCCACGCGAACCCTGCCGGCCGGCACCGTGATCTCGGCCGCGGATGTGACCATCGCCGAGGGACAGGCGGGCGGGCCCCAGGACATCGCGCAGGTGCTGGGCCAGCAACTGCGCGTCATGGTTTATCAGGGACGGCGCATCGACCCCTCGGCCCTGACCGCGCCGACCCTTGTCGGCCGCAATCAGATCGTCACCATCGCCTACGAGAGCTCCTCCCTGCGCATCGAGGCCGAGGGCCGCGCGCTTTCGGCCGGCAGCGTCGGGCAGATCATCCGCGTGATGAACAACGCGTCGCGCGTGACCGTCTCGGGGCGCGTCGCCCCGGACGGGACGGTCATCGTTCAGCAAAACTGA
- the flgH gene encoding flagellar basal body L-ring protein FlgH: MPQNMHPRPVLLLGALSLALSLSACGRVSQVGRVPAMTEPESSVEFQAMTSSGYGIGTLPDRPDSTASLWSGAQNSLVADRRATSRGDILTVVIEIDDRAEIQNSSGRSRSSADKVSIPSLMGLPQRIDEILPDGASMDELAEAKASSSFKGSGNISRRDKLTLRVAATVVDRLPNGVLKIQGAQEVRVNYEVRELTVSGFVRPSDIGRRNEIAYDRIAGARISYGGRGQISDVQQPRYGQQIADIVLPY, encoded by the coding sequence ATGCCCCAGAACATGCATCCCCGCCCCGTCCTCCTGCTTGGCGCCCTGTCGCTGGCCCTGTCGCTTTCGGCCTGCGGCCGGGTCTCGCAGGTCGGCCGGGTTCCCGCCATGACCGAACCCGAAAGCAGCGTCGAGTTCCAGGCCATGACTTCCTCGGGCTACGGCATCGGCACGCTTCCCGACCGGCCGGACAGCACGGCCTCGCTTTGGTCCGGCGCGCAGAATTCGCTGGTCGCGGACCGGCGCGCCACCAGCCGCGGCGACATCCTGACCGTGGTCATCGAGATCGACGACCGGGCCGAGATCCAGAACAGCTCGGGGCGCAGCCGCAGCTCGGCCGACAAGGTCAGCATCCCCTCGCTGATGGGCCTGCCGCAGCGCATCGACGAGATCCTGCCCGACGGCGCCAGCATGGACGAACTGGCCGAGGCCAAGGCCTCCTCCAGCTTCAAGGGCAGCGGCAATATCTCGCGGCGGGACAAGCTGACCCTGCGCGTCGCCGCCACGGTTGTCGATCGCCTGCCCAATGGCGTCCTGAAAATCCAGGGCGCCCAGGAGGTCCGGGTGAACTATGAGGTCCGCGAGCTGACCGTCAGCGGCTTCGTGCGCCCCTCGGATATCGGGCGGCGCAACGAAATCGCCTATGACCGCATCGCCGGGGCGCGCATTTCCTATGGCGGACGCGGGCAGATCAGCGATGTTCAGCAGCCGCGCTATGGCCAGCAGATCGCCGATATCGTCCTGCCGTATTGA
- a CDS encoding glycosyltransferase, which yields MHPPITIVMASYNGGRFIRPQLDSLVAQSVANWRLIVSDDGSTDGTRQMVSDFARTRPAGQVELIDGPGLGSTRNFLQLTRRVERGGWLAYADQDDVWLPDRLARGVSFLTGRQGPAIYAARTTICDEALNPVAPAPHFPGPFGFRNALIQACLPGNTILANGAAVRLLQSAAPAAESADIVSHDWWAYQLLSGAGADIMRDRAQVLLYRQHPGNLMGRNDTARARAARVSMLMDGRFADWLFRNQQALEPVAHLLLPSNRRLLLRFGDMLCSSGPRAFAEILRMRLYRQTRAGTLAVLAAALAGRLRRPNR from the coding sequence TTGCACCCGCCGATCACCATCGTCATGGCCAGCTATAACGGAGGGCGCTTCATCCGCCCCCAGCTGGACAGCCTGGTCGCGCAAAGCGTCGCGAACTGGCGGCTGATCGTCTCGGACGACGGCTCGACGGACGGCACGCGGCAGATGGTGTCGGATTTCGCCCGGACCCGCCCGGCGGGCCAGGTCGAGCTGATCGACGGGCCCGGGCTGGGCTCGACGCGGAACTTCCTGCAGCTGACGCGCCGCGTCGAGCGCGGCGGCTGGCTGGCCTATGCCGACCAGGACGATGTCTGGTTGCCCGACCGGCTGGCGCGGGGCGTGTCCTTCCTGACCGGCCGGCAAGGCCCGGCGATCTACGCGGCCCGGACCACGATCTGCGACGAGGCGCTCAACCCCGTCGCCCCGGCGCCGCATTTTCCCGGGCCTTTCGGGTTTCGCAATGCGCTGATCCAGGCCTGCCTGCCGGGGAACACCATCCTTGCCAATGGCGCGGCGGTGCGGCTTTTGCAATCCGCCGCGCCCGCCGCCGAAAGCGCCGACATCGTCTCGCATGACTGGTGGGCCTATCAACTGCTGTCGGGCGCCGGCGCCGACATCATGCGGGACCGGGCCCAGGTGCTGCTCTACCGCCAGCACCCGGGCAATCTGATGGGGCGCAACGATACCGCGCGGGCCCGCGCCGCGCGGGTCTCGATGCTGATGGACGGCCGCTTCGCCGACTGGCTCTTTCGCAACCAGCAGGCCCTGGAACCGGTCGCTCATCTGCTTCTGCCCTCGAACCGGCGCCTGCTGCTCCGCTTTGGCGACATGCTATGCTCCAGCGGTCCGCGGGCCTTCGCCGAAATCTTGCGCATGCGGCTTTACCGGCAGACGCGGGCGGGCACGCTGGCCGTTCTCGCCGCCGCCTTGGCTGGACGCTTGCGCCGGCCGAATCGCTAG
- the rfbA gene encoding glucose-1-phosphate thymidylyltransferase RfbA, which translates to MTQSETPASRRKGIILAGGSGTRLYPITMGVSKQLLPIYDKPMVYYPITVLMLSGIREIAIITTPEDQDQFRRLLGDGSQWGLSFQYLVQPSPDGLAQAYLLAEDFLAGSPSAMVLGDNIFFGHGLPLLLEAADRRIQGGTVFGYRVADPERYGVVAFDEQGRASAIIEKPEVPPSDYAVTGLYFLDGSAPARAREVRPSARGELEITTLLETYLHEGSLTVERMGRGFAWLDTGTHASLLDAGNFVRTLEQRQGLQTGCPEEIAYSQGWIDAERLRDQARKFSKNQYGNYLARLLS; encoded by the coding sequence ATGACCCAATCCGAAACTCCCGCCAGCCGCCGCAAGGGCATCATCCTGGCCGGCGGGTCGGGCACGCGGCTTTATCCGATCACCATGGGCGTGTCGAAACAGCTGCTGCCGATCTATGACAAGCCGATGGTCTATTACCCGATCACCGTGCTGATGCTGTCCGGCATCCGCGAGATCGCCATCATCACCACGCCCGAGGATCAGGACCAGTTCCGCCGGTTGCTGGGCGACGGCAGCCAATGGGGGCTCAGCTTCCAGTATCTGGTGCAGCCCTCGCCCGACGGGCTGGCCCAGGCCTATCTGCTGGCCGAGGATTTCCTGGCCGGCAGCCCCTCGGCCATGGTGCTGGGCGATAACATCTTCTTCGGCCATGGCCTGCCGCTGCTGCTGGAGGCCGCGGACCGCCGGATCCAGGGCGGCACGGTGTTCGGCTATCGCGTCGCCGACCCCGAACGCTATGGGGTGGTGGCTTTTGACGAGCAGGGCAGGGCCAGCGCGATCATCGAAAAGCCCGAGGTTCCGCCCTCGGATTACGCGGTGACCGGGCTTTACTTCCTGGACGGCAGCGCACCCGCCCGCGCGCGCGAGGTGCGGCCCTCGGCCCGGGGCGAGCTGGAGATCACGACGCTGTTGGAAACCTATCTGCACGAGGGCAGCCTGACGGTCGAGCGCATGGGGCGCGGCTTCGCCTGGCTTGACACCGGCACCCATGCCAGCCTGCTGGATGCCGGCAATTTCGTGCGTACGCTGGAGCAGCGCCAGGGGCTGCAGACCGGCTGCCCGGAAGAGATCGCCTATAGCCAGGGCTGGATCGATGCCGAGCGGCTGCGCGATCAGGCGCGCAAGTTCTCCAAGAACCAATACGGCAACTATCTTGCGCGGCTGCTGAGCTGA
- the rfbD gene encoding dTDP-4-dehydrorhamnose reductase — protein sequence MKDLLVFGRTGQVATELARLAPGARFLGRDQADLTDPAACAAAIRASDCAAVLNAAAYTAVDRAESEPDLARAVNAEAPAAMARAAAERGVPFLHLSTDYVFDGSGERPWAETDPTGPLGVYGATKLAGERGIAAAGGQWAVLRTSWVFSAHGANFVRTMLRLGAERDELRVVADQQGGPTPAADIAAAGLTMLDAMRADAARGGLYHFAGAPDTSWAGFAREIMAQAGLSCRVTGISTADYPTPARRPANSRLDCAAILRDFGISRPDWRAGLAKVLQELKP from the coding sequence ATGAAGGACCTTCTGGTCTTCGGCCGCACCGGACAGGTCGCGACCGAGCTGGCGCGGCTGGCGCCCGGGGCGCGATTCCTCGGCCGCGACCAAGCCGATCTGACCGATCCCGCCGCCTGCGCCGCGGCGATCCGGGCATCCGACTGTGCGGCGGTGCTGAACGCCGCGGCTTACACCGCCGTGGACCGCGCCGAATCCGAGCCCGACCTGGCCCGCGCCGTCAATGCCGAGGCGCCCGCCGCCATGGCCCGGGCGGCGGCGGAACGGGGCGTGCCCTTCCTGCATCTCTCGACCGACTACGTCTTCGACGGCTCGGGCGAGCGGCCCTGGGCCGAGACCGACCCGACCGGCCCGCTGGGCGTCTATGGCGCGACCAAGCTGGCCGGAGAGCGCGGCATCGCCGCTGCCGGCGGGCAATGGGCGGTGCTGCGCACCTCCTGGGTGTTCTCGGCCCATGGCGCGAACTTCGTCCGGACCATGCTGCGGCTGGGCGCCGAGCGCGACGAGCTGCGCGTCGTCGCCGACCAGCAGGGCGGACCGACCCCGGCGGCCGACATCGCTGCCGCCGGCCTGACCATGCTGGACGCCATGCGGGCCGATGCGGCGCGCGGCGGCCTCTATCACTTCGCCGGGGCGCCCGACACCAGCTGGGCCGGCTTCGCGCGCGAGATCATGGCGCAGGCGGGCCTCTCCTGCCGCGTCACCGGGATTTCCACGGCGGACTATCCCACCCCCGCCCGACGCCCGGCCAATTCGCGCCTGGATTGCGCCGCCATTCTGCGGGATTTCGGCATCAGTCGCCCCGACTGGCGCGCCGGTCTCGCCAAGGTCTTGCAGGAGCTGAAACCATGA
- the rfbB gene encoding dTDP-glucose 4,6-dehydratase, with protein sequence MKILVTGGAGFIGSAVVRLAVARGHRVVNLDSLTYAANLENVAPVAGSPLYAFERADIRDRAALDRILAAHRPDAIMHLAAESHVDRSIDGPGAFIETNVTGTYNLLEAARAWWTAQGRPEGFRFHHISTDEVFGSLGETGQFTEDTPYDPRSPYSASKAASDHLVRAWHETYGLPVVLTNCSNNYGPFHFPEKLVPVVILNALHGKPIPVYGDGGNIRDWLYVEDHADALLLVLEKGRIGRSYNIGGENEARNIDLVRTICGHMDRLRPDAAPHDRLIRFVADRPGHDRRYAIDPTRIRTELGWRPSVTVEEGLARTVEWYLQNEEWWRPLLTRQGVGERLGTA encoded by the coding sequence ATGAAGATTCTGGTGACCGGCGGCGCGGGGTTCATCGGTTCGGCGGTGGTGCGGCTGGCGGTGGCGCGGGGGCACCGGGTGGTGAACCTCGATTCGCTGACCTATGCCGCCAATCTCGAGAACGTCGCCCCGGTCGCCGGCAGCCCGCTCTATGCCTTCGAACGGGCCGACATCCGCGACCGCGCGGCGCTGGACCGCATCCTGGCCGCGCACCGGCCCGACGCGATCATGCATCTGGCCGCGGAAAGCCATGTGGACCGCTCGATCGACGGGCCGGGCGCCTTCATCGAGACGAACGTGACCGGCACCTACAACCTGCTTGAGGCGGCGCGGGCCTGGTGGACCGCGCAGGGCCGGCCCGAGGGGTTCCGCTTTCACCACATCTCGACCGACGAGGTTTTCGGCTCGCTGGGCGAGACCGGCCAGTTCACCGAAGACACGCCCTACGACCCGCGCAGCCCCTATTCGGCCTCGAAAGCCGCCTCGGACCATCTGGTCCGCGCCTGGCACGAGACCTATGGCCTGCCGGTGGTGCTGACCAATTGTTCCAACAATTACGGGCCCTTCCACTTCCCGGAAAAGCTGGTGCCGGTGGTGATCCTGAACGCGCTGCACGGCAAGCCGATCCCGGTCTATGGCGACGGCGGCAATATCCGCGATTGGCTTTATGTCGAGGATCACGCCGACGCGCTGCTGCTGGTGCTGGAAAAGGGCCGCATCGGCCGCAGCTACAATATCGGCGGCGAGAACGAGGCCAGGAACATCGACCTCGTGCGCACCATCTGCGGGCATATGGACCGGCTGCGCCCGGATGCCGCGCCGCATGACCGGCTGATCCGCTTCGTAGCCGACCGTCCGGGCCACGACCGGCGCTATGCCATCGACCCGACCCGCATCCGCACCGAGCTGGGCTGGCGTCCCTCGGTCACGGTCGAGGAGGGGCTGGCCCGCACCGTCGAATGGTATCTGCAAAACGAGGAGTGGTGGCGGCCGCTGCTGACCCGGCAGGGGGTCGGGGAAAGGCTCGGCACGGCATGA
- the rfbC gene encoding dTDP-4-dehydrorhamnose 3,5-epimerase, translated as MQIQKTSLPGVLVLVPRRFGDERGFFCESWNRRTLHEAGLDLPEFVQDNHSLSAAPGTLRGLHFQAPPHAQGKLVRCGRGRLFDVAVDIRRGSPTYGRWTGCELSFENGRQLWIPPGFLHGFVTREPDTEILYKCTDHYAPDCDGAVAWDSIGIDWGVGARPILSAKDADAPALDEFDSPFTYEGPFDYEARL; from the coding sequence ATGCAGATTCAAAAGACCTCGCTTCCGGGCGTGCTGGTCCTCGTTCCGCGGCGGTTCGGCGACGAGCGCGGCTTCTTCTGCGAAAGCTGGAACCGGCGGACCCTGCACGAGGCGGGGCTCGATCTGCCGGAATTCGTTCAGGATAATCATTCCTTATCCGCTGCGCCCGGCACGCTGCGGGGGCTGCATTTCCAGGCCCCGCCGCATGCGCAGGGCAAGCTGGTGCGCTGCGGACGCGGGCGGCTGTTCGACGTCGCGGTCGATATCCGCAGGGGCAGCCCGACCTATGGGCGATGGACCGGCTGCGAGCTGTCCTTCGAGAACGGCCGCCAGCTGTGGATTCCGCCTGGGTTCCTGCATGGTTTCGTGACGCGCGAGCCGGACACGGAAATCCTCTACAAATGTACAGATCATTACGCGCCGGATTGCGATGGGGCGGTGGCTTGGGACAGTATCGGCATCGACTGGGGCGTCGGCGCCCGGCCGATCCTGTCGGCCAAGGACGCGGACGCCCCGGCATTGGACGAGTTCGACAGCCCTTTCACCTATGAAGGGCCTTTTGATTACGAGGCGAGATTATGA